DNA from Campylobacter concisus:
TTTGCGCGTGGCTATTTGGTAATCACATGCTTGATGTGTCTTTAATTCCACCACCATTTTTTTTCTTTGTGGCACTTTTATATACAGCAGTTACTTTTGCAAAGGACAAAGAGGATTCCCGTGGCAATAAAGTAAGTATATTTGAAAATATTTTTGTAAAATTAGGTTGCTTGTGGGTAGGGATATTTTTATATTTGGTTTTTTTTGGCTCAAATACTAAATTCTTTTTGTTACTTACTATTTTCTATATAGGCTTGATATATGCGCCACTTATACTTTGGGGATATAAATATTTGGGTGGCACGGAAAAAGAAAGAGCCGAAAAAATTCTTAGAAAGCTTTCGACTATCACATATTTATTCTTTATATTACCTTTCTTTTTCGCTCTGTATCCAGATCATGTCAATGGCATTATAGAGCATTGGGATGTTAGGTTTTATCAAGGAGTTTTAGTTGGTATCATTTTTTATTTTCTTGCGAAATTTGCTCTATATCAATGGTATGATGGACTTTTAATAGAAATGACGACCGACCCTACGGCAAATTATATGGCAATATTTTTTGGCATATATTTTTTTATTGTTTCCTTTTTTATGGTGATAATTCACGCGTTAGACTAACATGCTAGAACTAAAAACCCACGATGAATTTTTTGAGTTTAGCCATAACTCGGTCCATAAGCTTCTAGTTCCCAAAGAGATAATATCTCAACTAGAAGCTGATTTTACATCAATAGGCAACTTCCCAGAGATAGTCAAAGATCCATATATACTCTTTGCTTTGCAGCCTAATCAAATGAGTGATATATATTTATATGAAGCCGAAAAGGATAACAAAATAGGCTTTGATGCCTTGGTGGTTACTATTCACAATGCAGGCTTGGATTTCTTGATACAGCGTGGCGATAGAACTATTATTTTTCCCGTTTTTAGCATATCCAAAGGCTATAAATTTAACAGCAGTTTTTTTAAAGAGCTTTTTACAAAGAAGTCAAAAGCCAATCCAAAAGATAGCATGGATATTATCCCAAACGGCAAATATAGACTAAAAGTAGATGATAACGCCTATGACAATGTATCATTTAAGATCATTATAGAGGCAAGCGTTTTTACTAAATTGTTTGAATTCTATGAGAATTATAAAAATATATGGCAAGAGCTGCCGTTTAGAAAATATAGAAATCTAATTATTTATTTTAATAAAGACTTTGTAGAAAATGGAATATTGTTTGAGATATTAAATTTTAGCCACACGGCTGATTTTCATCTTAACTTTATTCAAAATAGACTTTTTTTCATTACCGAGATAGACAATAAGCTAAAACTTTTTATGAATGACATGGTGATTACGCATCGCGATGAAAATAAAAACATAGACTTAGAACCATTGGACTTAGACCCCTTTATAAAACAAGATATTCTGCCGATATTCTCAACCGACGATAAAGAGATCAAAATTTCTAGGCAATTAGTTACTTTTTGATGTTTTTTTATGATAAAATTTTGTTTTTTATCTCAAAATAGTAAAATATATATTATAATCTTACAAATTTATTTTTTCAGGAGGAAAATATGGAATCAAGAGATTATGTAAAATTGTTGGATGCACCATTAGGCAGCGAGGCAGATGTTTTAAGATCTAAGATGCAATACGTTATAAGAGGCGTGGGGCTAAATTTAGTAAGTGCTAGCAAAAAGATGGGGCTTGAAAGTTTTGCTACGCTAAATGACTTCTATAAGAAAGATCAAATCCCTAGTTTTACTTTCTTTGATAAATTCTGTTCTACCTTTAATGTGTCAGAACAGTGGCTTTTCGATTTAGAAAATAATGAGAATTTCATGCCATTTGAACCAAGCGTTATAAGAGCTGGCAGACACTTGTTTTCTTGCAAAGACGCCACTATAAGCATTATTATTTTTCATAATTATGTCGTTGTAGTAGCCGATAAAGATAATAAAATGGGCGTTATAGGTAGAACTTTTGATTTGTCATCATGTGATACTGACAAAAATATAAATGCTTTGACGGAGCTTATTAAAGTATCTAAAAAGGTAAATTTATATAAAGCATCAAAAGATTTTCCTAGCTTTGTTTTTGGTAGTATTCCACCTATTGGCTATGTTTTAAGAAGTGATTGTGTCGCTAAAGATTTACTTCCTAGCAACGAATATTCAATCATTCAAAAAATTAAAGATGTTCTCTCCCTCGAAGCAAAAGAAGTAGATGAATTTTTAGTTAAACGTTTTGTGGATAGCAACGTTTATTGTAATAGCGATGACAAACAAAGCGAACCTGATATTGGGATACACGGGCTTTACATAGAAGAACTATAATATAGTTTTTCTCTTGCCTTTCTCTGTTGGTAAATTTTGAGCTTCGGTCATTAGGGTTGCTAAATATGAGCCGTATATCAAGCCTAGCTTGTGATGCGGCAATCTATTCAAGATAGCACTATAACTTTTATCGAAAAATGCTGCTGCACTGCTGATATTTGGTTTTTCGCTCTTTGGCAATAAAAGGTTTAAATTTGCTAATATCTTTTTTAGGCTAGCAAGGACTTTTTCACTAGATATTTGGGTTACTCTCTTCTCTCTTAGAATAGTGTCATTTAGTAAGCAATCTAGTAGTTCAATTTTTTCTTGTTTGTTTAGTTTTTTTATTATGTCCTGCGGGTCAAACTCTTTTGTCATCTCATATCCCTTTATATTGTTTTATTAATTATAGTCTAAAACATCAGGGGTTTCAATACATTTTGGAGTTTTTGGGGAGTAAAAAGATAGGGTAAAAGGGAGGTTGGAGGTTTGTTGGACCTCCAAGGTTAAAACATATTGTCTAGTAGTTTGATTATTCTGCTAGTAGTCTTTGGAAAAAATGATTTTCCAATTTTTAGCAAGCTGGCATATAGCCCATAAGTTACAGCTAGAAAAACCAAAATTATAATCATCGAAACGAAAACATCTACTATCATTGTATCTCCTTTATTAAGCTACTTCGCCTACGTAGGCTTTAAACTCTTCTTCAGTGCCTATGCCTTCTTCAAGCCATCTATTTAGTGCCTCTTCTCTATCAGCTTCATAAATATAATCAGCAAAGCCTATTTCATCTAAGTATTCATCTCTTGAGCCGATGTCAAACTCCGACCAAGCTTGATAATTAAAACTATGCCCCTCGATGCAGTCTATATCTATTTCTACCTTGTCGTTTTTTACTTCAAGCTTAGCAGACGATTTGCAGATAAAGTCACAACCGACCTCATGGTCGATATATTCAATTTCTATCTTTAGACCTACCATTTCAAGCATAATGGTTTTTATTTCTGGCTCTGTTTCATACCACCCTATGTTGCGGTCATAGTTCCAGTTTCCAGTGCCAGAGAAAGATAGACTAAATTCATCTGAGTTTAAAAGCTCGGTGTCTTCACAAATATTATTAAAAAAGATAGTGTCATACTCACCACCACCCAGTTGTTCTGTAAGTCGTTTAAACCAATCTGCCTTTTTCTCGGCTGTTGCACCTTTTACATTTGAAAAGTCGAATGTGTAGTCACCAAAAGCTGTGCTTGGATTTGCCATTTTATATCCTTTATCTTGATGTATAATAGAATTATAATATAAAATGCTTTAAAAATAACTTAAATTATATAGTATTTTAGATAAAATAGAGTTTTTTATCTTATTTCGATGTAGCCTTTTTTGATTTTTGACTTTATTAGTTTAAAAATAAACTCTTTGGCTTCCAACAAAGAACCAAAGTAATTTGAACGTTTGCCAGTGGGTGCTTTATATGTATTATTGCCATAAACTCTTTCAACCAGGTATTCATCAAAGAGAGTTGATGATAGGTCTATTTTATAGTAACGTGTATTTTTTATTAGTGTATTTACCATTTTTTATCCTTAAATAAAATAATTTTACAATAAAAATATTAATTCATCAATATAAAAACAATTATTTTATATAAAATTATTTTATTTATATATAATTTATTTTAATAAATGTTTTTATATATAAATAAGCTTTATTTTTATAATTTTTAACTATAATGTATGGTAAAAATTAATTCTTTTATTAGGAGATAAAAATGGCAAAAGCAAAAGTTGATGACAATATCTTGTCGATAGATTTAGGTTACAGCGGTGTAAAATATTATTTTAAACGCAAAGGGAAAGTCATATCAGGTAAAATCCCGACGGCTGTTAAAAAGATAGATGATGAAGATATTTATGACGAAGAGGTATTTGAATATAACGGATCAAAATATCTAATTGGCAAGGAAGCTATTGACCAGGATGTAAATATATCTTTAAAAGCTGGAACATTGATAAAAAATGCGCCGCTTTTAGTTTATGTGGTATTAAAAATTAACAACATAGAGCATAAGGGCTTAAGTCTTATCACTGGACTATCTTTAAAAGATTTTGATGACAAGGGAGATGAATTAATCGAAATCTTGAAAGACTTTACAGTCAATGACGAAGAAATAAAGCTTGATGTAAGTTTATTGCCCCAAGGTCGTGGAATAGCGTATGATTATTTTTCAAAAAATCCACAAGAAGATTTGGCTCTAATTTTAGATGTAGGCTACAATACTCTTGACTTTATAGCAATGAAAAAAGATAAACTTTCGATCAGAAATAGCTTCGCAAATACGAATGGCATCAATATTATTTTGAATAAATTACAATATGAGCTTAATAGTCAATTTGATATTAAAAGGACAACTACTGAACTTAATGAAACTATTTCAGCAAACAACAAAACTTTAAAACATAGGGGTGAAATTATAGATTTTAGTGATGCCCTAAAGGATATTACAGAAGATTACATCGATAGTATCAAGCAAGATATTGTAGAGAAAGACAATATCTTGGAAAGAGCTGATATTTTACTAATTGGCGGCGGCGGTGCATATATTTTAAGAGCTATAAGCGATGATGGCTTGCAGAAAATGTTTAATTTTAAAAATATAGTTTTTGTTGATGACCCTTATGAGTTTTCAAATGCAAGAGGGTATTATGTTAGGGAATTAAGCCTAAAAGAAAATAATGCGGAATAAGCTAAAGTAAAAAAGGAAACAAAATGGCAAGACCAGCAAAAGATAATGTTATTAAAAGAAAGCCCATGAGCTTTACGATAGATAAAAGTAGTTTAATCTTATGGAAATTGTTGGATTGTTCTCGATCTAATTTTATTGCCGCTATGCTCCAATATGCTGTAAAAGATGAAAAGTTAAGAGATATTTTTTATGGTAAAAATGGAATAAATGCTTTAAAAGCTTTTAAACTAATAGAGGAGCAAGAAGAAAGAAGATGGCAAGAGTTTTTTGAGAAAGCTAGCGAGTTAAAACAAACAATAAAAGAGCCTGAAGTAATAGATGAGCCAAAAGGTAAAGATATTGCAGAGGATAAAAAAGTTGAGGCTATTGATGAGCTAGAGAGCGAAAATATAGAAGATGACAAAAGCTCCGAAATATTGCCTATCAAAAAATTAAAAAAAGTGAAAGAGAAAAAAACTTTCAATTAAAGCCTGAATATAATTTTGGAGATTTTATATGATTATAGACGAGCCTATACAAAACAGCTATAAGTTAAAAACAAATAAGCTTGTAGTTTCTAATTTTGACAAAGAAATGAAAAGGTTAGAGGCTATAAAAATAGATGATAGTGGCAATAGAATATATAAGTATCTAATGTCGCATTTATTTTTAGACGAAGCCAAGCGAATAGCAATAGGGTTATTTTGTTTAAAGATCAAAAAGGATGATACATTTAGCCTTGTTAATGAGTGCGAACTATCTTTGGTAGATAAATCAAAAATAATAGAGCTTTATATAAAGCCGACGTTTGACGTAAAGCTTTTTTATGGGTATGGTGTTTTGATCTCTCCGTATAAAAAGATCAGGGAAAAAAAGAGTGAAAAATTTTACATCTATGCAAATAATATAGATGATAAAAAAGACGTTAATGCAGTGATAGAAGATTTTAAAAAACACGAACAACTTCTAGCATTGATGTTAGAAAAAAATAAGTATCAATCTTTTAACAATCTAGGCAATGAGGCAGAGATTAATTTGTATTTTGATCTAACTTTTAAAGCCTATGCGCTACCAAAACTAAAAACAACCTACTCAAATATTTCTTCACTGAAGTTCTTCATTCAAAAGAACAAAGAATAATTACTCCCTCATAAAAGAATTTTTTTTGGAGATCCAAGCGATCTCCATTTTTTAAAAACTCAGTTTTAAAAAAAATCTTTTTTTGAATTTTTTAATTTTAGGTCGTGGAATTTGCCAAAAAAAGTAAAAAAATAAGTAAATTCTTTATAAGTTCGATGAACTAAAAAAGAAAATCACACTTCAAAACGTATTTCTATCAAGAAATCTTTTTTTGAATTTTTTAATTTTAGGTCGTGGAATTTTTAAAAATTAATCATAAAAAAGAGGTTATTTTTTTTGCGGGTCCAATGGACCCGCAAACAATAAAGATTATTTATTAATAAAGATTATTGATTATTAGATATATATTTTAATAAATTATTATAATTTATTATTAATTTTTAAATTAAAGATATTTTTTATAATACATAAAAACTATCATCATCTTCTGTATCTTCATCAGAGCCTGCGTATTCTTTTTCAAACTCATAGCCAGTTCCATTTTGGATATCTTCTTCGCTTATCACATCATCATCTGAAACTATATCGCTATTGATATAGTCTGTGTTGTCAAATTGCGCATGTAGCTCAATGTCCTCATCGTCTTCGGCTCTGATAGATATGTTTTCGGGTGGTAGCTCATCATTTAAAGAGTCGATATAGTCTTGTGGATCTTTCAAAAACTTATTTTGACCATTGTCTTGTTTTTGGTTTGGATAGACATTTTCTAAATTTGGCTGTGGCTGGAAGTCGTCTTCGTCCATATATTCATTGTCATTTTTTTGTGGCACATTTTGTTTAAATTTATTTGCAAAAAAGTCTAAGGGGATAGAAGGTTTTTGCTCTTCTTCAATATGGATTTCTTCTACTTTATCTTCCACTTTTTCTTCCTCGGCTTGAGCCATTGTGGTATTTTGCTCTTGGTTCTTTTGCTGCTCTTGGTTTTGTTTATCCTCTATTTTATTTGTTGCATTGTCGGTCGCAATTTGTTTAACAACCTTTTCAAA
Protein-coding regions in this window:
- a CDS encoding ParM/StbA family protein, translated to MAKAKVDDNILSIDLGYSGVKYYFKRKGKVISGKIPTAVKKIDDEDIYDEEVFEYNGSKYLIGKEAIDQDVNISLKAGTLIKNAPLLVYVVLKINNIEHKGLSLITGLSLKDFDDKGDELIEILKDFTVNDEEIKLDVSLLPQGRGIAYDYFSKNPQEDLALILDVGYNTLDFIAMKKDKLSIRNSFANTNGINIILNKLQYELNSQFDIKRTTTELNETISANNKTLKHRGEIIDFSDALKDITEDYIDSIKQDIVEKDNILERADILLIGGGGAYILRAISDDGLQKMFNFKNIVFVDDPYEFSNARGYYVRELSLKENNAE
- a CDS encoding WGR domain-containing protein, with the protein product MVNTLIKNTRYYKIDLSSTLFDEYLVERVYGNNTYKAPTGKRSNYFGSLLEAKEFIFKLIKSKIKKGYIEIR